A single region of the Pirellulales bacterium genome encodes:
- a CDS encoding alpha-amylase/4-alpha-glucanotransferase domain-containing protein, protein MPHPIRLLFVLHDHQPVGNFEGVFEQAYQDSYRPFLDVIEPYANFKLALHTSGPLMEWLDAHHPEYVDRLAALAAAGRLEIIGGAYFEPILPMIPSRDRIGQIRAYREFLQRRFGTPIRGAWIAERVWEQSLTADLAAAGVEYIILDDSHFKSAGLTEDQLWGYYLTEDDGRLLRVFSGSERLRYTIPFAAPNDSIDYLRGIAERQPGAVAVFADDGEKFGCWPDTKKPVYQDGWLRQFFDLAQANADWLHWTTPSETIDHVLPLGKVYIPEGSYREMTEWVLPPEQLLAYEAARAELKQHPQWNGISRFVHGGTWRNFLVKYPEINEMYSRMMMVSRRLHDALENAASVVPPPHVSLNGRSALSRDELLHDARTEMYRAQCNCAYWHGAFGGVYLPHLRHAIYQHLIAAENLLDRAAGQHASWVEAVSDDLNFDDRPEVELSNDRCLALLSPSRGGQLYELDVRAICHNLLATLSRRPEAYHRRVLAGPGAAGGSVIDANTPVKFKQQGLERHLQYDSYLRKSLLDHFYDDEISPEALEHNEAQERGDFLQGPYEARLRRNPDRVQVQLSRAGNAWGIPLKITKGLTLHAGSSTLEIAYVLEGLPADRTFHFSVEFNFAGMPAGADDRYFHNGDHQRLGQLGSRLSLSDAATLNLVDEWLGLDVGLAFNRPTNLWTYPIETVSQSEGGFELVHQAVCLQPHWHIQPDAKGRWTVVMQLKLDTSLAEQRQAAAAEPTIALHS, encoded by the coding sequence ATGCCCCATCCGATTCGCCTTTTGTTTGTGCTGCACGATCATCAGCCGGTCGGCAATTTCGAAGGCGTCTTCGAACAGGCCTATCAAGACAGTTACCGGCCGTTTCTGGACGTGATCGAGCCCTACGCCAATTTTAAACTGGCGTTGCACACCAGCGGCCCATTGATGGAATGGCTCGACGCGCATCATCCCGAATATGTCGACCGCTTGGCTGCGCTGGCGGCGGCGGGCCGCTTGGAAATTATTGGCGGCGCTTATTTTGAGCCAATTTTGCCGATGATACCCTCCCGCGATCGCATCGGCCAAATCCGCGCTTATCGAGAATTTTTACAGCGCCGCTTTGGTACTCCGATCCGTGGAGCCTGGATTGCCGAACGCGTGTGGGAGCAAAGCCTCACCGCCGACTTGGCCGCCGCCGGCGTCGAATACATCATCCTTGACGATTCGCACTTTAAATCGGCCGGACTGACCGAAGATCAACTGTGGGGTTATTACCTCACCGAAGATGACGGCCGTTTGCTGCGCGTATTTTCCGGCAGCGAACGCCTGCGGTACACCATTCCCTTTGCCGCCCCCAACGATTCGATCGATTACTTGCGCGGCATTGCCGAACGCCAGCCGGGCGCGGTGGCCGTGTTTGCCGACGATGGCGAAAAATTCGGCTGCTGGCCCGATACCAAAAAACCGGTTTATCAAGACGGCTGGCTGCGGCAGTTTTTCGATCTGGCGCAGGCCAACGCGGATTGGCTCCACTGGACTACCCCTTCGGAAACCATCGACCATGTGCTCCCCTTGGGCAAAGTTTACATTCCCGAAGGCAGCTATCGCGAAATGACCGAGTGGGTTTTGCCCCCTGAGCAATTGCTGGCTTACGAGGCCGCGCGGGCGGAGCTGAAGCAACACCCGCAATGGAATGGCATTTCGCGCTTTGTGCATGGCGGCACATGGCGAAATTTTTTGGTGAAATATCCCGAAATCAACGAAATGTACTCTCGGATGATGATGGTCAGCCGCCGTCTGCACGATGCGTTGGAAAACGCGGCTTCAGTGGTCCCGCCCCCGCATGTGTCGCTCAATGGCCGCTCGGCCCTCTCGCGCGACGAATTGTTGCATGATGCCCGCACCGAAATGTATCGCGCCCAGTGCAATTGTGCCTATTGGCACGGCGCCTTCGGCGGCGTTTATTTGCCTCATTTGCGGCACGCAATTTATCAACACCTCATCGCCGCGGAAAATTTGCTCGACCGCGCCGCCGGACAGCATGCTTCCTGGGTGGAAGCGGTCTCGGACGATTTGAATTTCGACGACCGCCCCGAAGTCGAATTGTCCAACGATCGTTGCCTGGCACTCTTGTCTCCCAGCCGCGGCGGACAATTATACGAGCTCGATGTCCGCGCCATCTGCCACAACTTGTTGGCCACGCTCAGCCGACGGCCCGAAGCCTACCATCGCCGCGTGTTGGCGGGCCCCGGCGCCGCCGGCGGCAGCGTCATCGACGCCAACACGCCCGTGAAGTTTAAGCAGCAGGGCTTGGAGCGGCATTTGCAATACGACAGTTACTTGCGAAAAAGTTTATTGGATCACTTTTACGACGACGAAATTTCGCCCGAGGCCCTCGAACACAACGAGGCCCAGGAACGGGGCGATTTTTTGCAAGGACCGTACGAAGCACGCCTTCGCCGCAATCCAGACCGCGTGCAAGTCCAGCTTTCTCGCGCCGGAAACGCGTGGGGAATTCCGCTCAAAATCACCAAGGGGTTAACGCTGCATGCCGGCAGTTCCACGTTGGAAATCGCCTACGTCCTCGAGGGCTTGCCCGCCGATCGCACGTTCCACTTCAGCGTGGAATTCAACTTCGCCGGAATGCCCGCCGGCGCCGACGATCGCTACTTTCACAACGGCGATCACCAGCGGCTTGGCCAACTCGGCTCGCGCTTAAGTCTTTCCGATGCTGCGACCCTGAATCTGGTCGACGAATGGCTGGGCCTCGACGTCGGATTGGCGTTCAATCGCCCCACGAATTTGTGGACCTACCCCATCGAAACCGTCAGCCAATCGGAAGGGGGCTTCGAACTGGTTCATCAAGCCGTCTGCCTGCAACCCCACTGGCATATCCAGCCCGATGCCAAAGGCCGTTGGACCGTCGTGATGCAACTCAAGCTCGATACATCTTTAGCCGAGCAGCGCCAGGCAGCCGCTGCGGAACCTACCATTGCGCTGCATTCGTAG